In the Arachis ipaensis cultivar K30076 chromosome B10, Araip1.1, whole genome shotgun sequence genome, one interval contains:
- the LOC107620535 gene encoding uncharacterized protein LOC107620535 encodes MKAKVSKDFKAPDMTPYDGMSDPSHHLSNFRSWMYLTDASDAIRCKAFLTTLTKTAIKWFDSLPPRSITSFDDLAKKFLARFSIQKDKTKHVPSLLGIKQGDRKSLRSYMERFNKACFDIQNLPIEAAIMGLINGLREGPFSYSKSKKHPTSLNEVQEWTENYINMEENSRLGETLKSGFSYPPRDKDKESRKKEDQPNEKPRKYYNYTPLWVSLVDDYREICNTEKILPPRPIKHKKGGSRTEYCEYHRIYGHLTNACFDLKNVIEKLAREGRLYRFLANKADESRKRRKDGEVPPPIPVTKDQVAPPAPRTKPCFNT; translated from the coding sequence atgaaagctaaagtctcAAAAGACTttaaagctcctgacatgactCCCTACGATGGTATGTCCGACCCAagtcatcatctcagcaacttcagaagttgGATGTATCTTAcagatgcctcagatgcaattcGTTGTAAAGCCTTCCTGACTACCTTGACCAaaacagcaataaagtggttcgacagcttgccgCCAAGGTCAATTACAAGCTTCGATGACCTCGCCAAGAAGTTCCTGgctaggttctccatccagaaggataaaaccAAGCACGTTCCAAGCCTGctagggatcaaacaaggagatcggaagAGCCTCCGCAgttatatggaaagattcaataaagcatgctTTGACATACAGAATCTCCCAATAGAAGCAGCAATTATGGGACTTATCAATGGTCtgcgagaaggaccctttagctaCTCTAAATCTAAAAAACACCCAACATCTCTGAATGAGGTACAAGAGTGGACAGAAAActacatcaatatggaggagaactctcgattaggagaaacttTAAAATCAGGATTTTCCTACCCAcctcgggataaggataaagagtccaggaaaaaagaagaccaaccTAATGAGAAACCTAGAAAGTACTACAACTACACCCCTCTTTGGGTGTCCCTTGTAGATGATTAccgagagatatgcaacactgagaagatcctacCGCCTCGCCCGATTAAACACAAAAAAGGAGGAAGTCGGAcagagtattgcgaataccaccgaatctacgGGCATCTTACCAACGCCTGCTTCGACCTAAAAAATGTTATAGAAAAATTGGCACGAGAAGGGCGACTATATCGGTTCTTGGCCAATAAAGCGGATGAatcgagaaagagaagaaaggatGGAGAG